GCCCTTCATGGATTCCATCGACGCGGTGGCGGCGGCGAGGTCGGGTTCGTCGGTGGCCTTGTCGGTCTTGAGCAGGAAGGCGGCCACGGTGAACGACATCGCGGTGGCGCCGAGCACCGACAGCGTCACCCCGAGGAAGCTGCCGCTGGCCGTCTGGGCGTAGATCGCGATGATCGATCCCGGTGCGGCGGGTGCACGCAGGCCCGACCCGAACAGCACGTTGATGAACACACCGGTCATGCCGCCGAGAATGGTGGCGGCGATCAGCTTGGGCTTCATCAGGACGTACGGGAAGTAGATCTCGTGGATGCCGCCGAAGAACTGGATGATGGCGGCGCCGGGCGCGGACGCGCGGGCGACGCCCTTGCCGAACACCATGTACGCCAGCAGGATTCCCAGACCGGGGCCGGGGTTGGTCTCCAGCAGGAACAGGATCGACTTGCCGGACTCCAGGGCCTGGGTGGTGCCCAGCGGGGTCAGCACGCCGTGGTTGATCGCATTGTTGAGGAACAACACCTTGGCCGGCTCGATCAGGATCGAGGTGAGCGGCAGCAGGTCGTTGTCGACCAGGAAGTCGACGGCGTTGCCGGCACCCCGGGTGAACGAGGACACGATGGGGCCGATGCCGAAGAACCCGAAGATGGCCAGCAGCATGCCGAGGATGCCCGCGGAGAAGTTGTCCACCAGCATCTCGAAACCGGGCCGGATCTTGCCTTCCCACAAGGCATCCAGCTTCTTCATGCACCACCCGCCCAGCGGCCCCATGATCATGGCGCCCATGAACATCGGGACGTCGGCACCGGCGATCACGCCCATGGTGGCGATCGCGCCGACCACGGCACCGCGGTTGCCGTGGATCATCCGGCCGCCGGTGTATCCGATCAGCACCGGCAGCAGGTAGGTGATCATCGGGCCGACGATGCCGGCGCCGTCGTAGGCGCCCCAGCCGCCGATCCGGGCGACCCACCCCTCGGGATTCTTCAGATCGGAGAAGATCGCCTGCAGCCAGCCCGCCTCGATGAACAGCGCGGTGATGAGGCCCCAGGCGATGAACGCTCCGATATTGGGCATCACCATGTTCGACAGAGCGGTGCCCAGCTTCTGCACCCGCACCCGCACACCGGTCCGCGGTGAGTCTGCGACTGACGCTTCCAAGGTGGACATCCGATGACCTCCGGTTCCGCCGGCAGATGGGTGATGCCGGTCACAAGTAAGTCCAGTACACCGCATACTCGGGCAGATTTGCAAGCGATTCGGGCAAAAACGGGCACCCGAAGCTGTGGTTTTATGACCGGATGGGAGTTAGGCTCCTGTCACGCCCACCGAAAGGACCGCGCATGTTAGCCCTGCGTTTCTATGCCCCCGAAGACGTCCGGCTCGAGGACGTGCCAGAGCCGCAGTGCGGTCCCGACGAGGTGAAATTGCGGGTGCGCAACTGCTCCACCTGCGGCACCGACGTGAAGATCTTCCACAACGGGCACCAGAACCTGACCCCGCCGCGCACCATCGGCCACGAGATCGCCGGCGAGATCGTCGAGGTCGGCGCGGACGTCAATGCCACCTACGGCAGCGAGTGGAAGGCCGGCGACCGGGTCCAGGTGATCGCCGCAGTGCCCTGCGGTGAGTGTCATGAGTGCCGCAAGGGCTGGATGGCGGTCTGCCAGAACCAGACCTCGATGGGCTATCAGTACGACGGCGGCTTCGCCGAGTACATGATCGTGCCCAAGCAGGTGCTCAAGGTCGACGGACTCAACAAGATCCCAGATAACGTGAGCTTCGACGAGGCCTCGGCCGCAGAGCCTTTCGCATGTGCCATCAACGCCCAGGAACTGCTCGGTATCGAGGAGGGCGACACCGTCGTGGTGTTCGGCGCGGGACCCATCGGGTGCATGCACATCCGCATCGCGCGCGGTGTGCACAAGTGCGGACCGATCTATCTGGTCGACGTGAACGACGCGCGGCTGAAGATGTCGGCCGACGCAGTGAACCCGGACGGGGTCATCAACGCCGCGGAGGTCGACGTCGTCGAGAAGGTCATGGAGCTCACCGGTGGCCGCGGGGCGGACATCGTCATCACCGCGACCGCGGCCAACATCGCCCAGGAGCAGGCCATCGCGATGGCCGCTCGCAACGGCCGCATCTCCTTCTTCGGCGGTCTGCCCAAGACCGACCCGACGATCACCTGCGACTCCAACGTCGTGCACTACCGCCAGCTGCACATCCACGGCGCCAACGGCTCTGCGCCCGAACACAACAAACGCGCCCTGCAGTACATCTCCACCGGCCAGGTGCCGGTCAAGGATCTGATCACCCGCCGCATTCCGCTGGCGAACGTGCTCGACGCGTTCGACATCGTCAAGAACGGCGAGGCCATCAAGGTCACCGTCGAGCCGTAATCTTCCCGCGGGTCCCGGGTCAGCCGCCGACCGCCTGCAGGTACCCGGCGATGCCCAGCACGCACGCCGCGGTGCACAGCGCGAGGGTTCCGCTCGCGTACGGCCAGGCCCGGGTCCGTCGACGCAAGCGCGCGATGGTCAGCACCAGACCGGCCACCCACAGCCCCGCGGCGACGATGAACCCGGTGAACATCGCGGTCACCCCGGCGTCGATATTGCAGGTCCCGGCCGGACAGTCATCGGTGAACGCCATGAAAAAGACCCCGAAGAACGCCGCCACCGCACCGGCGACGAGGGTCAGCGTCAACGCAGTGACCGATACGGCGGCGTCGACGCCCGACACGGGGGGTTGGTTGCGGGTGCGGGGCCGTAGGTCACGGGGCCTGATCGTATGGCCTGGCGTACGCCGCGGCCACAGGATCGGTCCCACAGGTCGACCGGTCCGCGTAACCTGTTGGCGCGCGCCTATCGACGTCGGGACGGGAGCTGATGCGGCACTACTACACCGCCGAGGCCATCCGGGCCGCCGAAGCGCCACTGCTCGCCTCGCAACCGGAGGGGGCACTGATGCGCCGGGCCGCCTACGGGCTGGCGCGGGTGATCGCCGACGAGCTTCGCGGACGGACCGGCGGGGTCAACGGTCGGCAGGTGTGCGCGGTCGTCGGCTCCGGCGACAACGGCGGTGACGCGCTGTGGGCGGCGACGTTCCTGCGCCGCCGCGGCGCGCAGGCTTCGGCGGTGCTGCTCAATCCCGAGCACACCCACCCCGCGGCGCTGGCCGCGTTCCGGCGCGCCGGCGGCCGGCTGGAACAGCGCATCCCGGCGGCGACGGACCTGGTCATCGACGGGGTGGTCGGGATCTCCGGTCGCGGTCCGCTGCGCCCCGATGCCGCGGCCGTCTTCGCAGACTGTGCCGCGCCCGTCGTCGCCGTCGACATCCCGAGCGGGATCGACGTGCACACCGGCGCCACCGACGGGCCGCACGTACACGCGGCCGTCACCGTCACTTTCGGTGGGCGCAAACCCGTACACGCGCTGGCCGATTGCGGCCGGGTCGAACTCATCGACATCGGACTGGACCTCGCACCCACCGACGTCGTCGGGCTGGAGGCCGCCGACGTCGCGGCCCGCTGGCCGGTGCCGGGTCCGCGTGACGACAAGTACACCCAGGGCGTCACCGGGATCCTCTCCGGCTCGGCGACCTATCCGGGCGCGGCCATTCTGAGCACCGGCGCCGCCGTGGCGGCGACCTCGGGCATGGTCCGCTACGCGGGCAGCGCCGCGCACGAGGTGGTCACCCGATGGCCGGAAGTGATCGCCACGCCCGATGTCGAATCGGCAGGCCGGGTACAGGCCTGGGTGGTCGGGCCCGGGCTCGGCACCGATGAAAAGGCCGCGGCCGCACTGCGGTTCGCGCTGTCCACCGACCTGCCGGTGATCGTGGACGCGGATGCGTTGACACTTCTGGCGACCGAACCCGCGCTGGTGACCGACCGGCGGGCACCCACCGTGCTGACCCCGCATGCCGGGGAGTACCGCCGCCTGGCCGGAGCCTTGGAAATAGAACGGCAGGTGGGTGCCGACCGCGTCGCGGCGGCCCGCACCCTGGCCGAAACCCTCGGCGCCACCGTGCTGCTCAAGGGCAACGTCACCGTCATCGCGTCCCATCAGGGCACCTACTTGAACCCCGCCGGGCAGTCCTGGGCGGCCACGGCCGGATCCGGCGATGTGCTGTCCGGAGTGGTCGGGTCGTTGCTGGCCGCCGGCATCCCGGCCGCCGACGCCGCCGCGATGGCCGCCTTCGTCCATGCCCGGGCAGCCCAGCTTGCCGCTGCGGATCCGGGCCCGCACGCCGCACCCACGTCGGCCGGGGGCATCCTGGTTCACCTACGCACCGCCATCGCATCGTTGAACGGAAAGGGAAATCCCGAATGACCCGCAGGCACAAGCCGAGAACGCACATCGCTCCCGCCTACACCGGGCGGCTGTCGACCGACCCGGTGCCGGCGCTGCGTCTGCCCGGCGAATCGATGGATCCGGAGGCGGCCTACCGATACATCCACGACGAGCTGATGCTCGACGGCAGTTCGCGGCTCAACCTGGCGACGTTCGTGACGACCTGGATGGACCCCGAAGCCGAGCGCCTGATGGCCGAGACGTTCGACAAGAACATGATCGACAAGGACGAGTACCCGGCGACCGCCGCGATCGAGTCGCGGTGTGTGGCCATGGTGGCCGACCTGTTCCACGCCGAAGATCTGCGTGACGACGACCCCACCACCGCCATCGGCGTGTCCACCGTCGGGTCCAGCGAGGCGGTCATGCTGGCCGGGCTGGCCATGAAGTGGCGGTGGCGCCAGAAGGTCGGCGGCGCGGACGGTGACGGCTGGAAGGGTCGCACCCCCAACCTGGTCATGGGCTCCAACGTGCAGGTGGTGTGGGAGAAGTTCTGCCGCTACTTCGACGTCGAACCGCGTTATCTGCCGATGGCGCAGGACCGGTTCGTCATCACCCCCGAGCAGGTGGTCGAGGCGGTCGACGAGGACACCATCGGCGTGGTCGGCATCCTGGGCACCACCTTCACCGGTGAGCTGGAGCCGATCGCCGAGATCTGCGCGGCGCTGGACGCGCTGGCCGCCGACGGCGGCGTGGATGTCCCGGTGCACGTCGACGCGGCCAGCGGCGGGTTCGTGGTGCCGTTCCTGCATCCCGATCTGATCTGGGACTTCCGGTTGCCGCGGGTGGTGTCGATCAACGTCAGCGGGCACAAGTACGGGCTGACCTACCCGGGCATCGGGTTCGTGGTCTGGCGCAACGCCGAGCACCTGCCCGAGGAACTGGTGTTCCGGGTCAACTACCTGGGCGGGGACATGCCCACGTTCACGCTGAACTTCTCCCGGCCGGGCAACCAGGTCGTCGGCCAGTACTACAACTTCCTGCGGCTGGGACGAGCCGGATACTCGCAGGTCATGCACTGTCTGTCGGATACCGCCCGGTGGCTGGGGGACGAGCTGCGCGAGAGCGAGCACTTCGACGTGATCACCGACGGGTCCGACATCCCGGTGGTCAGCTTCCGGTTGCGCGGCGACCGGCCCTACACCGAGTTCGACATCTCGCATGCACTGCGGGCGTTCGGCTGGCAGGTGCCGGCCTACACCATGCCCGAGGGCGCCGAGGACATCGCGGTGCTGCGGGTGGTGGTCCGGGAGGGCTTCTCCGCGGATCTGGCCCGGACCCTCAAGGACGACATGATGACCGCGCTGCAGAACCTCGATGAGCTCAAACCCAAGGGTCACTACGACACGGTGCGGCCCTTCGCGCACTGACGCAGGCCCGGGTCACCCCGCCCGGCATGAGAAACCCGGCATGAGAAAATCGGGACAATGCACGCCACCAACCCGACCACGCCGACCGGACGCCACGGTGCTCCGGTCGGCGCTGCCGTTGTGGTCGACCTCGACGCCATCGCCCACAACGTGCGGGTCCTGCGCGAACATGCGGGCCCGGTCGCGGTCATGGCGGTGGTCAAGGCGGACGGCTACGGTCACGGCGCCACCCGGGTGGCGCGCACCGCGCTGGCCGCCGGGGCGACCGAGGTCGGCGTGGTCACCGTCGGTGAGGCGCTCGCGTTGCGCCGTGACGGCATCACCGCCCCGATCCTGAGCTGGCTGCACCCGCCCGGTACCGACTTCGCGGCGGCCCTGGACGCCGATGTGCAGATCGCGGTGTCCTCGCCGGCCCAACTCGACGACCTCGTCGACGCGGCGCAGCGCACCGGCCGCACCGCCGTGGTCACGGTCAAGGCGGACACCGGACTGAGCCGTAACGGCATCAGCGCCGCGGACTACCCGGCGCTGCTGACGGCATTGGCCCGGGCGCAGGCGGCCGGGGCGGTGCGGGTGCGCGGTCTGATGAGCCACCTGGTGCACGGTGACGATCCGGACAATCCGTTCAACGCGGTCCAGGCGCAGCGGCTGACCGGGATGCGTGAGCAGGCCCGCGAGCAGGGTGTGCACTTCGAGGTGGCCCATCTGAGCAATTCCCCGGCCGCGCTGACCCGCCCGGATCTGCGCTTCGACATGGTCCGCCCGGGCATCGCGCTGTACGGGCTCAGCCCGATCCCGGAGCGCGGGGACATGGGTCTGCGCCCGGCGATGACGCTGAAAGCCCCGGTGGTGATGGTGCGGCCGATCAAGGCCGGCGACGGGGTGTCCTACGGGCACAGCTGGATCGCCTCGCGCGACACCACCCTGGCGCTGGTGCCACTGGGCTACGCGGACGGCATCTTTCGCAGCCTGAGCGGCCGGTTCGAGGTGTCCATCAACGGTCGTCGCCGGCCCAATGTCGGCCGGGTCTGCATGGACCAGTTCGTCGTCGACCTCGGCCCCGGTCCGGTGGACGTCAGCATCGGCGATGAGGCGATCCTGTTCGGTCCTGGAGACTCCGGGGAACCGACCGCCCAGGACTGGGCGGAGTTGATCGGGACGATCAACTACGAGGTGGTGACCAGCCCCCGGGGCCGGATCACCCGCGTCTACCGCGGTGAGACGGGCTGAGACCGTTGGCCGACGACGACGCGCGCTGGCCGGTGGCCCGCTGGCTGGCCGGCCTGGCCGGGCTGACCGCCGTCGGGTCGGCGGTCGGGGCATCGGTGGCGCGTTCACTGGCCCGCCGGGTCAGCGCCGATGACCCCTACGCGGGCGAGGATTTCGGACTGCTGCACGATGACCGCAGCACGGTGGTCACCACGAATGACGGTGTGCCACTGGCCGTCCGCGAATGCGGACCGGAGAACGCGCGGGTGACCGTGGTGTTCTGTCACGGCTTCTGCCTGCGGATGGGCGCCTTCCACTTCCAGCGGGACATGCTCGCGAGGCAATGGGGCGATCAGGTCCGGATGGTGTTCTACGACCAGCGCGGTCATGGGCTGTCCGGCGATGCGTCGCCGGACACCTTCACCGTGCCCCAACTCGGCCAGGACCTCGAATCGGTGCTGGCGGTGATGGCGCCACGCGGGCCCGTCGTGCTGGTCGGTCACTCGATGGGCGGCATGACCGTATTGGCGCACGCCCGCCAGTACCCGCAGCGTTATCCGACCAGGATCGTCGGCGCGGCGTTGATCTCCTCTGCGGCAGAAGGAGTCTCGCGCTCACCGTTGGGGGAGATCCTGCGCAACCCGGCGTTGGAGGCGGCCCGCTTCGCCGTCCGGTACGCACCGGGCATCGTGCACAACGGCCGCGGCGTGACCCGCTCGATCCTCGGCCCGGTGCTACGCGCCGCGTCCTACGGCGACGAGGACGTCAGCCCCAGCGTGGTGGCGTTCAGCGAGTCGATGATGCACGACACCTCGGTGCACACGCTGGTCGGATTCCTGCACGCCCTGGAAGTACACGACGAGACCGAGGGGCTGCAGTCGTTGGCGAAGATCCCGACACTGGTCGCCTGTGGTGACCGGGATCTGCTCACGCCCAAGGAGTATTCGCAGCAGATGGCCGCGGCACTGCCCAAATCCGAGTTGGTGATCGCGCAAGGCGCCGGGCATCTCGTCCAGTTGGAGCAGCCCGAACTCATCGATGACGCACTGGTACGTCTGGTGGAACGGGCCACCCCGTCCAAACTGGTGGCGCTGACCCGCAGGATCAAGGAACGGACCCGCAACCATGGCTGAACGCGGCGGCGGCACCGCCGAACTGCTGACCCCGGAGGACACCGTGGCGCTCGGCGCGCGACTCGGCGCGCAACTGCGCGCCGGTGACGTGGTGGTGCTGTCCGGCCCGCTGGGAGCCGGAAAGACCATGTTCACCAAGGGCATCGCGGCCGGCATGGACGTCGAGGGGCCGGTCACCTCACCGACCTATGTGCTGGCCCGGGTGCACCGCGCCCGCCGGGACGGCGCACCCGCGCTGGTGCACGTGGACATCTACCGGCTGCTCGATCACGGCGTGGACCTGCTCGGCGAACTCGACTCGCTGGACCTCGACACCGACCTCGACGACGCCGTGGTGGTGGTGGAGTGGGGCGAAGGCCTGGCCGAGCGGCTCTCGGATCATCATCTGGACATTCAGTTGCACCGTGACGCGGACTCCGAGAAGCGCACCGCGACATGGCGATGGAGCGTTTCATGATCGTTTTGGCCATCGATACCGCCACCCCCGCGGTGACCGCCGGAATCGTCGAGGTGGGGGACACGATCACCACCCTGGCCGAGCGGGTCGTCGTCGACGCCCGCGCCCACGCCGAACGGCTCACCCCGAACATCGTTGCCGCGCTTTCTGATTGCGGAAAGGTCATGGGTGACCTGGACGCGGTCGTGGTGGGATGCGGTCCCGGGCCGTTCACCGGGTTGCGGGTCGGCATGGCGACCGCCGCCGCCTACGGGCAGGCGCTGGGTATCCCGGTGCACGGGGTGTGCACGCTGGACGCCATCGGCGGGTCCACCGACGGCGAGGTCCTCGTCGTCACCGATGCCCGTCGCCGCGAGGTGTACTGGGCGCGCTACCGCGACGGTGTGCGGTCGGCCGGGCCGGAGGTCGACGCACCGGCCGACGTGGACGCCGGCGGCGCGCAGCGGGTCGCCGGATCGCCGACGCTGGGTGCGACGTTCGGGCTGCCGGTCATCGGTCCGGAGTATCCGTCGGCGGCCGAACTCGTTGCCGCCGTTGCGGACTGGTCGGCGGAACCGGAGCCGCTGGTGCCGCTGTATCTGCGCCGACCGGATGCCAAGACGTTGGCCGAACGAGGCCTGGCGTGACGGGCAGTGACATCACGATCGACGCCATGACCCGCTCCGACGCGGCCCGCTGCGCCGAACTGGAATCCCAGCTGTTCGCCGGGGACGACCCGTGGCCGCCGGCGGCCTTTCTGCACGGATTGAGCGGCAAGCACAACCACTATGTGGCGGCCCGGGAGGACGGCAAACTGATCGGCTATGCCGGGATCTCCCGGCTGGGCCGCATCCCGCCGTTCGAGTACGAGGTGCACACCATCGGGGTCGACCCGACCCACCAGGGCCGCGGAATCGGGCGTCGACTGCTCGAGGAACTGCTGCGCTTCGCCAAGGGCGGCGAGGTGTTCCTGGAGGTGCGCACCGACAACGAAGCGGCCATCAACCTGTACCAAAGCGTCGGATTCGCCACGGTGGGCGTGCGCAAGCGGTACTACAAGGTCAGCGGCGCTGATGCCTACACCATGAAGCGAGACCCGGCATGATCATCTTGGCCATCGAAAGTTCCTGCGACGAAACAGGAGTGGGCATCGCCCGGCTCGACATCGAGAAGGACGGGCGGACCTCCGTCACGCTGCTGGCCGACGAGGTGGCCTCCAGCGTGGACGAGCACGCCCGCTTCGGCGGTGTGGTGCCCGAGATCGCGTCACGGGCGCACCTGGAGGCCCTCGGCCCGACGATGCGGCGCGCGCTGGACACCGCCGGGGTGACGCGCCCGGACGTCGTGGCCGCCACCATCGGGCCCGGCCTGGCCGGTGCCCTGTTGGTGGGAGTGGCTGCGGCCAAAGCGTATTCGGCCGCCTGGGAAGTGCCTTTCTACGCCGTCAACCATCTCGGTGGGCATCTGGCCGCCGATGTGTACGACCACGGACCGCTGCCCGAATGCGTGGGGCTGCTGGTCTCCGGAGGGCACACCGAGCTGCTGCACGTGCGTTCGCTCGGTCAGCCGATCATCGAACTGGGCAGCACCGTGGACGACGCGGCGGGGGAGGCCTACGACAAGGTGGCCCGTCTGCTGGGTCTCGGCTACCCCGGCGGCAAACCGCTCGATGACCTGGCCCGCACCGGCGACCGGGACGCGATCGTCTTCCCCCGCGGCATGACCGGACCCCGCGACGAGCCGTACGCGTTCAGCTTCTCCGGGCTCAAGACCGCGGTCGCGCGGCATCTGGAGCGCAATCCGGACGCGTCGCGCGCCGACGTGGCCGCGGGATTCCAGGAGGCCGTCGCCGATGTGCTGACCACGAAGGCGGTGCGCGCCGCGACCGACCTGGGCGTGTCGACGCTGCTGATCGCCGGCGGAGTGGCCGCAAATTCGCGGGTGCGTGAACTGGCCGAGCAGCGGTGCGCGGCAGCCGGGCTGACGCTGCGGGTGCCCCGCCCGCGGCTGTGCACCGACAACGGCGCCATGATCGCGTCGTTCGCGGCGCACCTGATCGCCGCGGGAGCGCCCCCGTCGGGACTGGACGCGGCCAGCGATCCCGGGCTGCCGGTGGTGAAGGGCCAGGTGGCGTGAGCCGAGCAGCGGGTGTCGCCGATCGGCTGGCCGTGCACGAACTGCTCTACCGGTACGCCGAGCTGATCGACGCGGGCGATTTCGACGGTGTCGGGGCGCTGCTGGGCCGTGGCACCTTCATGGGCGTCGCCGGTGCCGAGGCGATCGCCGCGCTGTTCGCGGCGACGACGCGCCGGTTCCCCGAGCACGGCAACCGGACCCGAACCCGTCACCTGGTGCTCAACCCGATCGTCGAGATCGAGGGCGCTCGGGCGCGGGCCCGATCGACGTTCTGCGTCGTGCAGCAGACCGACACGGTGGCGCTGGCGCCCATCGTCGCCGGCCGCTACGCGGACACGTTCGCCCATGACGGACAGGACTGGCATTTCACCGAGCGAACGGTGGATGTGGAGATGATCGGCGACGTCTCCGATCACCTGCTGATCGATCCGCACTCATTCGGTTGAACCGGAGCCGACCCGCGCCGCGTTGATCTGGTACACGCGCACACTGACCTCCAGCTGAAAGCGGTCGGCGGGATTCTTCAGTGACAGGCCGGTGAGCTCCTCGATGAGCTTGATCCGGTACAGCAGCGAATGACGGTTGAGATACAGCGCCCGAGCGGCGGCACTGGTGTTGATGGCCTCGTTGAGCAGGATCTCCAGGGTGTGCATCAGTTGTCCCCGGCGGGTCTTGTCGTAATCCACCAGCGGCTGCAATGTTTTGAGGACGGTCGCCATGCTGCGGGGATGCTGGCGCAGCACCTCGGCGAACTGCTGCGGCCCCACCGGCCCGTCGGGTACCGGCGCGGCGGCGACGGTGACCGATTGGTCCTGTCCCGGCGGCAGCAGCACCCAGCTGACCAGGCTCTCGGGCAGGCCGCTGAGCTGCCAGGCGGATTCGACCAGCCCGGAGCCGGCCGATGCCGGCAGCGGCGCCGAGAAGTGCGTCATCACCAGATCGTCGGTGATCGACGTCTTCTGGGTGATACCGGAGATGCTCGCCAACCGGCTCAGCGTCTCGGCGAACTCGCGTGCGTGCTCGGCCCATTGCGCGTCGTCATCTTCGCGTCTGCCGATGACCATCTGGATGGGGGCATCGTGGGGCAGGGCGTTGATCAGCGGGAGGAGTTGTTTCTGCACGTCGGCGAAAGCAACCTCCCACGGCAGCAGCACCAGCGGGAACTCGTGCCGGTCGGCCAACGGAACGAGCACCGACAGGAGTTCACGGGTGTCGATATCGGGCGGTGGGCCGAGCGCCAC
This region of Mycolicibacterium diernhoferi genomic DNA includes:
- a CDS encoding PTS mannitol transporter subunit IICBA codes for the protein MSTLEASVADSPRTGVRVRVQKLGTALSNMVMPNIGAFIAWGLITALFIEAGWLQAIFSDLKNPEGWVARIGGWGAYDGAGIVGPMITYLLPVLIGYTGGRMIHGNRGAVVGAIATMGVIAGADVPMFMGAMIMGPLGGWCMKKLDALWEGKIRPGFEMLVDNFSAGILGMLLAIFGFFGIGPIVSSFTRGAGNAVDFLVDNDLLPLTSILIEPAKVLFLNNAINHGVLTPLGTTQALESGKSILFLLETNPGPGLGILLAYMVFGKGVARASAPGAAIIQFFGGIHEIYFPYVLMKPKLIAATILGGMTGVFINVLFGSGLRAPAAPGSIIAIYAQTASGSFLGVTLSVLGATAMSFTVAAFLLKTDKATDEPDLAAATASMESMKGKKSSVSTALVGAGAGPTGPIHTIVFACDAGMGSSAMGASVLRKKIQQAGFGDVKVTNSAISNLTDTYDLVVTHRDLTARAAQKTGSAVQVSVDDFMSSPRYDEIVERLRQTNGDRTAAPTPVAEEPRATEAAGEVLPLSSIVLDGSARTAAQAIDEAGELLVAAGAVEPAYVSAMHEREKSVSTFMGNGLAIPHGTNEAKSAIRRTGISFVRYPEPIDWNGKPAEFVVGIAGAGNDHMALLTRIAHVFLDKDRVAQLRSAGSAEEIQAVLNAGE
- a CDS encoding zinc-dependent dehydrogenase, with translation MLALRFYAPEDVRLEDVPEPQCGPDEVKLRVRNCSTCGTDVKIFHNGHQNLTPPRTIGHEIAGEIVEVGADVNATYGSEWKAGDRVQVIAAVPCGECHECRKGWMAVCQNQTSMGYQYDGGFAEYMIVPKQVLKVDGLNKIPDNVSFDEASAAEPFACAINAQELLGIEEGDTVVVFGAGPIGCMHIRIARGVHKCGPIYLVDVNDARLKMSADAVNPDGVINAAEVDVVEKVMELTGGRGADIVITATAANIAQEQAIAMAARNGRISFFGGLPKTDPTITCDSNVVHYRQLHIHGANGSAPEHNKRALQYISTGQVPVKDLITRRIPLANVLDAFDIVKNGEAIKVTVEP
- a CDS encoding NAD(P)H-hydrate dehydratase; this encodes MRHYYTAEAIRAAEAPLLASQPEGALMRRAAYGLARVIADELRGRTGGVNGRQVCAVVGSGDNGGDALWAATFLRRRGAQASAVLLNPEHTHPAALAAFRRAGGRLEQRIPAATDLVIDGVVGISGRGPLRPDAAAVFADCAAPVVAVDIPSGIDVHTGATDGPHVHAAVTVTFGGRKPVHALADCGRVELIDIGLDLAPTDVVGLEAADVAARWPVPGPRDDKYTQGVTGILSGSATYPGAAILSTGAAVAATSGMVRYAGSAAHEVVTRWPEVIATPDVESAGRVQAWVVGPGLGTDEKAAAALRFALSTDLPVIVDADALTLLATEPALVTDRRAPTVLTPHAGEYRRLAGALEIERQVGADRVAAARTLAETLGATVLLKGNVTVIASHQGTYLNPAGQSWAATAGSGDVLSGVVGSLLAAGIPAADAAAMAAFVHARAAQLAAADPGPHAAPTSAGGILVHLRTAIASLNGKGNPE
- a CDS encoding glutamate decarboxylase, which codes for MTRRHKPRTHIAPAYTGRLSTDPVPALRLPGESMDPEAAYRYIHDELMLDGSSRLNLATFVTTWMDPEAERLMAETFDKNMIDKDEYPATAAIESRCVAMVADLFHAEDLRDDDPTTAIGVSTVGSSEAVMLAGLAMKWRWRQKVGGADGDGWKGRTPNLVMGSNVQVVWEKFCRYFDVEPRYLPMAQDRFVITPEQVVEAVDEDTIGVVGILGTTFTGELEPIAEICAALDALAADGGVDVPVHVDAASGGFVVPFLHPDLIWDFRLPRVVSINVSGHKYGLTYPGIGFVVWRNAEHLPEELVFRVNYLGGDMPTFTLNFSRPGNQVVGQYYNFLRLGRAGYSQVMHCLSDTARWLGDELRESEHFDVITDGSDIPVVSFRLRGDRPYTEFDISHALRAFGWQVPAYTMPEGAEDIAVLRVVVREGFSADLARTLKDDMMTALQNLDELKPKGHYDTVRPFAH
- the alr gene encoding alanine racemase yields the protein MHATNPTTPTGRHGAPVGAAVVVDLDAIAHNVRVLREHAGPVAVMAVVKADGYGHGATRVARTALAAGATEVGVVTVGEALALRRDGITAPILSWLHPPGTDFAAALDADVQIAVSSPAQLDDLVDAAQRTGRTAVVTVKADTGLSRNGISAADYPALLTALARAQAAGAVRVRGLMSHLVHGDDPDNPFNAVQAQRLTGMREQAREQGVHFEVAHLSNSPAALTRPDLRFDMVRPGIALYGLSPIPERGDMGLRPAMTLKAPVVMVRPIKAGDGVSYGHSWIASRDTTLALVPLGYADGIFRSLSGRFEVSINGRRRPNVGRVCMDQFVVDLGPGPVDVSIGDEAILFGPGDSGEPTAQDWAELIGTINYEVVTSPRGRITRVYRGETG
- a CDS encoding alpha/beta fold hydrolase, which gives rise to MADDDARWPVARWLAGLAGLTAVGSAVGASVARSLARRVSADDPYAGEDFGLLHDDRSTVVTTNDGVPLAVRECGPENARVTVVFCHGFCLRMGAFHFQRDMLARQWGDQVRMVFYDQRGHGLSGDASPDTFTVPQLGQDLESVLAVMAPRGPVVLVGHSMGGMTVLAHARQYPQRYPTRIVGAALISSAAEGVSRSPLGEILRNPALEAARFAVRYAPGIVHNGRGVTRSILGPVLRAASYGDEDVSPSVVAFSESMMHDTSVHTLVGFLHALEVHDETEGLQSLAKIPTLVACGDRDLLTPKEYSQQMAAALPKSELVIAQGAGHLVQLEQPELIDDALVRLVERATPSKLVALTRRIKERTRNHG
- the tsaE gene encoding tRNA (adenosine(37)-N6)-threonylcarbamoyltransferase complex ATPase subunit type 1 TsaE, translating into MAERGGGTAELLTPEDTVALGARLGAQLRAGDVVVLSGPLGAGKTMFTKGIAAGMDVEGPVTSPTYVLARVHRARRDGAPALVHVDIYRLLDHGVDLLGELDSLDLDTDLDDAVVVVEWGEGLAERLSDHHLDIQLHRDADSEKRTATWRWSVS
- the tsaB gene encoding tRNA (adenosine(37)-N6)-threonylcarbamoyltransferase complex dimerization subunit type 1 TsaB, with product MIVLAIDTATPAVTAGIVEVGDTITTLAERVVVDARAHAERLTPNIVAALSDCGKVMGDLDAVVVGCGPGPFTGLRVGMATAAAYGQALGIPVHGVCTLDAIGGSTDGEVLVVTDARRREVYWARYRDGVRSAGPEVDAPADVDAGGAQRVAGSPTLGATFGLPVIGPEYPSAAELVAAVADWSAEPEPLVPLYLRRPDAKTLAERGLA
- the rimI gene encoding ribosomal protein S18-alanine N-acetyltransferase, encoding MTRSDAARCAELESQLFAGDDPWPPAAFLHGLSGKHNHYVAAREDGKLIGYAGISRLGRIPPFEYEVHTIGVDPTHQGRGIGRRLLEELLRFAKGGEVFLEVRTDNEAAINLYQSVGFATVGVRKRYYKVSGADAYTMKRDPA